The DNA sequence AACTTTTTTCAAAACAGCCATTACCTTTTCTTCTGTTTGATGAAATTTATAGCCATTATAAAGCAAGGGTAATTCAACATTTTCAAAAACAGTATTATTTTCGATCAAGCTGAAATTTTGAAACACAAAGCCCACAGTTTGATTCCGGATTTTTGAGAGGATTTCATCGGAAGAAGTCAATAAAGCCTTTCCTTCAAATAAGTACTGTCCTTCAAATTGTTTATCGATGAATCCTAGTAAATTAATTAAGGTTGATTTGCCCGATCCCGATGGACCCATAATGGCAATCATTTCACCTGGAGCAATCGCCAGATTAATATTTTTTAGGACATGCAGGCTTTCTTCATCGTTCTTATAGTATTTATTCACATTAACCAAACTGATCATCTAATTCACCATCACTTCTTGGCCGTCTTTTAAATCTTGGGACGGATTGGAAATAATTCGATCTTTTTCTTTTAATCCCTCTGTGACAACAAAAACACCGTCTCTATTTTCTGACAGGATTGGCTGTTTTTTGACAGTTCCTTTGGAATAGACAAAAACATACTGCTTATCCTCTTCGTTCAGGATTGCCTTTTCGGGTATACGCAGTTCATTAACGGGTACATAAATTTGGCAACTATACCCATATTGTAAATTTTCTGATGGTTTTACTTTGAAGGAATAATTTGCCACATTAGATTGTGCCGTCGCAGTCCCCTCAGTAGCCGTAGACTCCGGCAATATACTGACTTCTGTAATCGTACCTGCAATTTTTTTATTACTGTTCAGCAATTGGATTTCCACAGCTTGATCTGTTGCTAAGTATCTGTAATCATATTCTGAAACTAACGCTTTTATGATTGTGTCCTTACCTAAAATCTTAATAACGGGAACACTCGCATTTGTTTTCCCTTTCGGTTCCACAATGGCGGTTCCGTCAGTTGTTGCTACTACATTTGTTGTAATTTTATTCTTGGCAAGTTCGATATTTTGAGTGGAAGTGGATAAATCTAAGTTTGCGGAATCTAGTGCTTGCTGCGCTTGTGAGATGACTTCTTCCTGAGAAGAGATAGCTTCTTTATACTGATCCATTTTAGCTTGTTCTTCTTGGCGAATGGCTTGCCCTTCCATTGAATCGGCATCTGCATTATTGAATTTACTTAATGCTTCATTCAAACTATTTTGAATATTTTGTTTTTTTGCATACGTGTTGTCTAGATTTTCTTGTGCATTGTTCACCGCTAAAGTTAGTTTGTCGAGCGTTTGTTGCTGTTCCGTTATTTGATCTTGTAGGGTTTCGTTTTGATAGACCAAGACTACCGTGTCTGCACTGATTTCTTGATTATTGGATACTAAAATATCGGAAACCTGACCCTTTGTCTGATCAAAATAGAATTCCTCAACATTTTGAGCCGAGACGGATCCGTTAAAAATTAAATCATCGGCTTTTTTTATCGTTACCGCGTCATAGGAAGCCACTGCAGGTTCCTGCTGCTGTTTTTGTTTGAAAAAAAATGCCGTACTGATCGCTAAAATGGCGATCACTCCCCATACGGCACTAAAGATTATGCGCTTCTTTTTGGATAGTGGATTCATTTTAAAGCCTTTTTTAATGTCGTGCTCTTCCTTTAGCTTGTCTCTCTTCATTTCTACGCCTCTGTTTCGGCTTTAAATAGGTAGATTATGGACAAAATCGCTGGTAGGGAAACAAGCGCTTGTAGACCAATACTTACGATCGAGATCATGCTGGCAAATTCGGTAAATCCTTGAATTTCTATTTTGGGAGTGAACAGCAAGGAATAGATGATCCCGGTTACGATCCAAAATAAATGGAGGTAGTAAGGTGTTTTTGCAGTTGGGACGCCTTCTTTCAGCTTTTTATGTGCAGATATGAGCATAATCAGGATTGTAATCGAGATGATTACGCCGATAACGGCATAAGCTTTTGTTCCTATACTATTTGCTTGTTCATATAATTGCGTGGCTGAAGATCCGTAAACAGCTTCTGTGTAGAGTGCTTTGTCAGGATTTAAGACTCCCGCTAGCCCTACAATTGACGTAAGCAGCCCCAGAGCTTTTAAAACTAATAACACCATATTCCAATTTTTAGCCTTTTTAAGGTAATTCTTTTTGTCTTTTGTCTTCATTTTAGATTACACACCTTTTCATCAAGAATTTTTATTAGTAGTTGGTACTAAAGAACCTGGATCCTGAACATACAAATTTAAACAGCTATTGTTAGCGTTACCGTAACGGCATTTTTAACTTGTTCGATAAACACTCTTTGGGTGTACAAATAGAAAAACCCAATCTGATATGGTTAAGTTACTATACTACAACCACAGAAAAGGGCTCTCTCAATGTATGCACGTCTAATTGCATTGGCACTTTTATAGAGTCTATTTTTGAGTATTGGTGTTATATCAATTTTAGTATATTTTTACCACAGAAAATTTTTAATAGAATCAAGAAAGAACAACCTTTTTGGATGCTGTAATTTCTCTCCAAGAGACTATTATTGTTAGTATGTAATTCGGATAATTACTTTTTTTAACTTTAAAACAAAATATGTTTCCCCTAAAAATATTTTGTCTCTTCCCATTCCGTATGATACCAACTGCAATCAATCTGTTTATGATTGATCACCCCTTCAGCAATACATCCCTTACAATTATCAGATAAAGGACAATCATTACAATTTTCTTTATTAGGCATACCAATACTTTTAAATTTATTACTATATTTCGAAGAATATTCAACTATAGTTCCTTGGGTTAAAGAATAGATAGGATAGTCAATCATCAAACAAGGATGGACAAACCCATCAGGATCTACTCTAATAAGTCTGGATCCAGCACCACAATGATTTTGAGAATGAAAATTATGATCTTCTTCTAACTGGACTTTGAAATTTTCATCCTCTACATTATGACTTAGTTCACTAATCCATTCATCAACTATATATTTTTTTTGGATATCAGAATTAAAACCATTTTTTAAACTTCTTCCAGC is a window from the uncultured Trichococcus sp. genome containing:
- a CDS encoding efflux RND transporter periplasmic adaptor subunit; translation: MKRDKLKEEHDIKKGFKMNPLSKKKRIIFSAVWGVIAILAISTAFFFKQKQQQEPAVASYDAVTIKKADDLIFNGSVSAQNVEEFYFDQTKGQVSDILVSNNQEISADTVVLVYQNETLQDQITEQQQTLDKLTLAVNNAQENLDNTYAKKQNIQNSLNEALSKFNNADADSMEGQAIRQEEQAKMDQYKEAISSQEEVISQAQQALDSANLDLSTSTQNIELAKNKITTNVVATTDGTAIVEPKGKTNASVPVIKILGKDTIIKALVSEYDYRYLATDQAVEIQLLNSNKKIAGTITEVSILPESTATEGTATAQSNVANYSFKVKPSENLQYGYSCQIYVPVNELRIPEKAILNEEDKQYVFVYSKGTVKKQPILSENRDGVFVVTEGLKEKDRIISNPSQDLKDGQEVMVN
- a CDS encoding ABC transporter ATP-binding protein, with the protein product MISLVNVNKYYKNDEESLHVLKNINLAIAPGEMIAIMGPSGSGKSTLINLLGFIDKQFEGQYLFEGKALLTSSDEILSKIRNQTVGFVFQNFSLIENNTVFENVELPLLYNGYKFHQTEEKVMAVLKKVGLADKADKYLKKLSGGQQQRVAIARALINQPKFLIADEPTGALDSHTSEEIMKLFVDLNTQDQVTIILVTHNPDMVPYCSRLISIRDGEIIEDKALRQ